Proteins co-encoded in one Plectropomus leopardus isolate mb chromosome 14, YSFRI_Pleo_2.0, whole genome shotgun sequence genomic window:
- the commd8 gene encoding COMM domain-containing protein 8 gives MVVLLNRLPASDCLKLCHRVVDGLCGREPPRRADYGTTWSLEEWLELLSSLTGLFRLTVGNNSSDEQVLAGLADVGSSHAEAVLSVLRARREEIRDALLDRTNSISSATLQDFDWQLKLALSSDKISSLHTPLLSLSLDVRENTALRTVTMEMNREELNTLISSLEAANKVVLQLK, from the exons ATGGTGGTGTTACTGAACAGGCTGCCTGCCTCAGATTGTCTAAAA CTTTGTCACAGGGTGGTGGATGGACTGTGCGGGCGGGAGCCTCCTCGCAGGGCGGACTACGGCACCACCTGGAGCTTGGAGGAGTGGCTGGAGCTGCTCAGCTCCCTGACCGGCCTGTTCCGCCTGACGGTTGGAAACAACAGCTCAGATGAACAG GTGCTGGCCGGGCTGGCAGATGTGGGCAGCAGCCACGCTGAGGCGGTGCTGAGTGTGCTTAGAGCCAGACGGGAGGAGATCCGCGACGCTCTGCTGGACAGAACCAACTCCATCTCCTCTGCCACGCTGCAGGACTTTGACTGGCAACTGAAG TTAGCTCTGTCCAGTGATAAGATCTCGTCCCTCCACACTCCTCTGCTCAGTCTCAGTCTGGACGTGAGGGAGAACACGGCGCTCCGCACCGTCACCATGGAGATGAACAGAGAGGAGTTAAACACACTCATCAGTTCACTAGAGGCTGCTAATAAG GTGGTGCTGCAGTTGAAATGA